CAATGGCTCGCCCCTGGGCATTGCCGGCCTGACCGACCCCAGCGGCCGCATCCTGGGGCTGATGCCGCATCCAGAAGCCTTCAACGATGTGACCAATCATCCGCACTGGACGCGCGGCGGCGCGGAGATCGTGGGCACCCTGGGCGTGGAGCTGCTGGCCCGGGGTGTGGCCTTTCTCAGGGGATGATGATCTGCCCTGCCCCGCCGCTGTGTCCGCCTGCGGCCTGGACGGCGTGGCCCGACTGGGACGCCCTGATGCGTCTGGCCCTGGAGCAGGCGCATCAGGCCGCCGCCGCCGGGGAAGCGCCCGTGGGTGCGGTGCTGCTGGATGCCGCCGGCCAGGTGCTGGGCACGGGCCACAACGCGCCCATCGCCACGGCAGATCCCACGGCGCATGCGGAAATACTGGCCCTGCGCGCGGCGGCCCGGGCCTGCGGCAATTATCGCCTGCCGGGGAGCGTGCTGGTCTGCACCCTGGAACCCTGCGTCATGTGCCTGGGGGCGCTGGTGCATGCGCGGGTGGCCGGCGTGGTGTTCGGCGCGC
This sequence is a window from Megalodesulfovibrio gigas DSM 1382 = ATCC 19364. Protein-coding genes within it:
- the tadA gene encoding tRNA adenosine(34) deaminase TadA is translated as MMICPAPPLCPPAAWTAWPDWDALMRLALEQAHQAAAAGEAPVGAVLLDAAGQVLGTGHNAPIATADPTAHAEILALRAAARACGNYRLPGSVLVCTLEPCVMCLGALVHARVAGVVFGALDAKAGALVSNLPGAALPFFNHRFWTLGGVLGETCGRLLSDFFRTRRLARQHQSPLANAPGMG